The Mycolicibacterium boenickei genome has a segment encoding these proteins:
- a CDS encoding HigA family addiction module antitoxin, with protein sequence MADFKPTHPGEILETEFLEPMGISAYVLAKTIDVPQSRISAIIHGRRGITADTGLRLAKAFGLSDMFWINMQARYDADMARVEHGAELANICPLR encoded by the coding sequence ATGGCCGACTTCAAACCCACGCACCCCGGCGAGATCCTGGAGACCGAGTTCCTGGAGCCGATGGGGATCTCTGCGTACGTACTCGCGAAGACCATCGACGTCCCCCAGTCCCGTATCAGTGCGATCATCCACGGACGGCGCGGAATCACCGCCGACACTGGCCTGCGGTTGGCGAAGGCGTTCGGGTTGTCGGACATGTTCTGGATCAACATGCAGGCCCGGTACGACGCTGACATGGCGCGGGTTGAGCATGGCGCCGAGTTAGCGAACATCTGCCCGCTGCGGTGA
- a CDS encoding PIN domain-containing protein, with translation MVSMKSVLSEWYPHNDETLADIVKTGTISLDTNALLDLYRVNREQRDDILEVISSVKNRLFIPYQVALEFQRNRLKVVHDTASAYDKILGKVTLPQDVLNGIRDSKLKKHVESIFGEATKVLKDGLAELQKEHALSLEEARRDDPVLKALDDLIEDGSLGSAPSVEELKKRRATAVQRIKDGIPPGFADAQGKEDPSGDYLIWYELLDHAKEAGRPLLFVTNDERKGDWYRESVGGQSLGPLPALVAEMRLASPLCTYHQVPLSTFLWLANLHLGTTVEPATIKTVENIEPAGAQPPFSERNLNALVYQKIFDLLVDRNKVDVDTLLESKALRDALNDRLQREEHARTLDRIFESMPSIDISWAAADDNAGNETDSDMPSEGGD, from the coding sequence ATGGTGTCGATGAAATCGGTCTTGTCGGAGTGGTACCCGCACAATGACGAGACCCTGGCAGACATCGTCAAAACAGGAACGATTTCTCTGGACACCAACGCTCTGCTTGACCTCTATCGGGTGAACCGCGAACAAAGAGACGACATCCTGGAAGTCATCTCAAGCGTCAAAAACCGTCTCTTCATTCCGTACCAGGTGGCGCTAGAGTTCCAGCGCAACCGCCTCAAAGTGGTACATGACACTGCATCTGCCTACGACAAGATCCTGGGCAAGGTCACGCTGCCTCAGGACGTGCTGAATGGCATTCGCGACAGCAAACTTAAGAAGCACGTCGAGAGCATTTTCGGCGAGGCAACCAAGGTTCTTAAGGACGGCTTGGCCGAACTTCAGAAGGAACATGCGCTCAGCCTTGAAGAAGCACGTCGAGACGACCCTGTCCTCAAGGCACTGGACGACCTCATTGAGGACGGATCCCTGGGTTCCGCCCCATCCGTCGAAGAATTGAAGAAACGTCGCGCAACGGCTGTGCAACGAATCAAAGATGGAATACCCCCCGGGTTTGCCGATGCGCAGGGCAAAGAGGATCCCTCAGGCGACTATCTGATCTGGTACGAACTACTAGATCACGCCAAGGAGGCCGGACGCCCTCTCCTTTTCGTCACAAACGATGAGCGGAAAGGTGACTGGTACCGGGAGTCCGTGGGTGGGCAATCGCTGGGTCCACTGCCTGCGCTGGTCGCAGAGATGCGACTAGCTTCCCCTTTATGCACATACCACCAAGTGCCGCTATCCACATTTCTCTGGCTAGCAAACCTGCACCTCGGCACCACGGTCGAGCCAGCGACCATCAAGACAGTCGAGAATATCGAGCCGGCAGGAGCGCAGCCGCCCTTCTCGGAGAGAAATCTCAACGCGCTGGTGTATCAAAAGATATTCGACTTATTAGTCGATAGGAATAAAGTCGACGTCGACACCCTATTGGAGTCAAAGGCCCTGAGAGATGCGCTCAACGATAGGCTTCAACGCGAAGAGCACGCTCGGACATTAGATAGAATATTTGAATCTATGCCAAGTATAGATATTTCCTGGGCGGCTGCAGACGACAATGCCGGCAATGAAACCGATTCAGACATGCCAAGCGAGGGCGGCGACTGA
- a CDS encoding GAF domain-containing protein: MAVKWGTLSRFILTVVAIVGVPTCTLFVKRADGTYDWRWFGGQIFFVLLAAGVPAYAAWRRKRTEISDLTRSRLHLSFTLNPVLRRIVRRTVEDPAALRNEIRAIVVRAAADIVGPGLMTRSCYFELVEVTAQPAQAAPLKQLVLEEQAGRADPVLSEFTSATPRGADAIKLVMTDGQVRCRDVIKEPLPHWADDGDQTYKTFISVAVVGHGTAYGMLTVDAPKAGDLDKRDVYLLRAMAGLIAVANTIAQVVPGAGQQ; this comes from the coding sequence ATGGCTGTCAAGTGGGGAACGTTAAGCAGGTTCATTCTGACGGTAGTAGCGATTGTCGGAGTGCCAACCTGCACCTTGTTCGTCAAGCGCGCAGATGGCACCTATGACTGGCGGTGGTTCGGCGGGCAAATCTTCTTCGTATTGCTGGCTGCCGGAGTCCCCGCATATGCAGCCTGGCGGCGGAAGCGGACAGAGATAAGCGACCTTACGCGCTCCCGGCTCCACTTGAGTTTTACTCTGAACCCAGTCTTGCGGCGGATAGTCAGGCGCACTGTCGAGGACCCAGCAGCCCTGCGGAACGAAATTAGAGCCATCGTCGTTCGGGCCGCTGCAGATATCGTCGGTCCTGGGTTAATGACACGGTCTTGTTACTTTGAGCTGGTCGAAGTAACAGCCCAGCCGGCACAGGCCGCCCCACTCAAACAGCTCGTATTGGAGGAGCAGGCGGGTCGGGCAGACCCAGTTCTTTCCGAGTTCACGAGCGCAACCCCCCGGGGGGCGGACGCGATCAAGCTGGTGATGACCGATGGTCAGGTCCGGTGCCGTGATGTCATCAAGGAACCTCTGCCGCATTGGGCGGATGACGGAGATCAGACGTACAAGACCTTCATATCTGTTGCGGTCGTCGGTCACGGCACCGCATACGGCATGCTGACCGTTGATGCGCCGAAAGCCGGTGACCTCGACAAACGCGACGTCTACCTCCTGCGCGCCATGGCGGGACTGATCGCGGTCGCCAACACGATCGCTCAGGTTGTCCCTGGTGCTGGCCAGCAATAG